Proteins from a single region of Melanotaenia boesemani isolate fMelBoe1 chromosome 3, fMelBoe1.pri, whole genome shotgun sequence:
- the crbn gene encoding protein cereblon isoform X1 → MADERGGGEDDINGNMGNQLQLLPDNEEEEEEGDMETEDRDSDEAEKPNTITFDPSLPTSHAYLGSDMEEFHGRTVHDDDSCQTIPVLPHTSVMLVPGQTLPLQLFGPQEVSMMRSVIQKDRTFAVLAHSDAGDPEARFGTTAEIYAYREDQEYGIETVKVKAVGRQRFKVHEIRTQADGIRQAKVQILPEQILPDPLSAVQLTPLSRLHMHPSSKPPTQNCKQAQCWWNTYQQRKFHCASLTPWPPWVYALYDSESLMNRVKKQLHEWDENLKDDSLPTNAVDFSYRVAACLPIDDALRLQLLKIGSAIQRLRCELDIMDRCTSLCCKQCQDTEITTKKEIFSLSLYGPMAAYVNPHGYVHETLTVYKANNLNLVGRPSTLHSWFPGYAWTIAQCRTCGSHMGWKFTATKKDLSPPRFWGLTRSAMLPRIPQGDAEEGREGSHLFCL, encoded by the exons ATGGCTGACGAGAGGGGCGGTGGCGAAGACGATATAAACGGCAACATGGGGAACCAACTACAGCTTTTACCag acaatgaggaggaggaggaggaaggtgacATGGAGACTGAAGATCGAGACAGTGATGAAGCAGAGAAGCCCAACACCATTACCTTTGACCCCAGTTTACCCACATCTCATGCT TACCTGGGTTCAGACATGGAAGAGTTTCACGGCAGAACAGTTCATGATGATGACAGCTGCCAGACCATTCCTGTGCTGCCTCACACATCTGTGATGCTGGTGCCGGGCCAGACACTGCCCTTGCAGCTTTTTGGGCCTCAGGAGGTCAGCATGATGAGGAGTGTCATACAGAAAGACCGCACTTTCGCTGTGCTTGCACACAG TGATGCAGGTGACCCAGAGGCAAGGTTTGGAACAACAGCTGAAATCTATGCATATCGAGAGGATCAAGAATATGGCATTGAAACAGTCAAAGTGAAGGCTGTGGGGAGGCAGAGATTTAAGGTTCACGAGATAAGAACTCAAGCAGACGG CATTAGACAAGCCAAAGTGCAGATCCTTCCAGAACAAATTCTTCCAGATCCCCTCTCTGCCGTGCAGCTGACGCCGCTGTCCAGGCTCCACATGCATCCTTCCTCCAAACCACCCACTCAGAACTGCAAACAAGCACAGTGCTGGTGGAACACATACCAACAG AGGAAGTTTCATTGTGCCAGTCTGACACCATGGCCACCATGGGTGTATGCACTGTATGACTCT GAGTCGCTAATGAACAGAGTGAAGAAACAGCTCCACGAATGGGATGAGAATCTGAAAGATGACTCCCTACCAACGAATGCCGTAG ACTTCTCCTACAGGGTGGCAGCCTGTCTGCCCATAGATGATGCTCTGCGGCTCCAGCTGCTGAAGATTGGCAGTGCCATTCAGAGACTTCGCTGTGAACTGGACATCATGGACCGG TGCACATCACTGTGCTGTAAACAGTGTCAGGACACGGAAATCACCACAAAAAAGGAGATCTTCAG cttgtCTCTGTACGGCCCCATGGCAGCATATGTCAACCCTCATGGTTATGTCCATGAAACGCTGACTGTCTACAAAGCCAACAATCTCAACTTGGTCGGCAGGCCTTCCACACTGCACAGCTGGTTTCCAGG GTATGCCTGGACAATTGCTCAGTGCCGAACCTGTGGCTCTCACATGGGTTGGAAATTCACAGCCACCAAGAAGGACTTGTCTCCACCTCGTTTTTGGGGTCTGACCCGTTCAGCCATGCTTCCTCGTATCCCACAGGGGGACGCAGAAGAGGGCAGAGAAGGCTCTCATCTCTTCTGCCTGTGA
- the crbn gene encoding protein cereblon isoform X2, whose translation METEDRDSDEAEKPNTITFDPSLPTSHAYLGSDMEEFHGRTVHDDDSCQTIPVLPHTSVMLVPGQTLPLQLFGPQEVSMMRSVIQKDRTFAVLAHSDAGDPEARFGTTAEIYAYREDQEYGIETVKVKAVGRQRFKVHEIRTQADGIRQAKVQILPEQILPDPLSAVQLTPLSRLHMHPSSKPPTQNCKQAQCWWNTYQQRKFHCASLTPWPPWVYALYDSESLMNRVKKQLHEWDENLKDDSLPTNAVDFSYRVAACLPIDDALRLQLLKIGSAIQRLRCELDIMDRCTSLCCKQCQDTEITTKKEIFSLSLYGPMAAYVNPHGYVHETLTVYKANNLNLVGRPSTLHSWFPGYAWTIAQCRTCGSHMGWKFTATKKDLSPPRFWGLTRSAMLPRIPQGDAEEGREGSHLFCL comes from the exons ATGGAGACTGAAGATCGAGACAGTGATGAAGCAGAGAAGCCCAACACCATTACCTTTGACCCCAGTTTACCCACATCTCATGCT TACCTGGGTTCAGACATGGAAGAGTTTCACGGCAGAACAGTTCATGATGATGACAGCTGCCAGACCATTCCTGTGCTGCCTCACACATCTGTGATGCTGGTGCCGGGCCAGACACTGCCCTTGCAGCTTTTTGGGCCTCAGGAGGTCAGCATGATGAGGAGTGTCATACAGAAAGACCGCACTTTCGCTGTGCTTGCACACAG TGATGCAGGTGACCCAGAGGCAAGGTTTGGAACAACAGCTGAAATCTATGCATATCGAGAGGATCAAGAATATGGCATTGAAACAGTCAAAGTGAAGGCTGTGGGGAGGCAGAGATTTAAGGTTCACGAGATAAGAACTCAAGCAGACGG CATTAGACAAGCCAAAGTGCAGATCCTTCCAGAACAAATTCTTCCAGATCCCCTCTCTGCCGTGCAGCTGACGCCGCTGTCCAGGCTCCACATGCATCCTTCCTCCAAACCACCCACTCAGAACTGCAAACAAGCACAGTGCTGGTGGAACACATACCAACAG AGGAAGTTTCATTGTGCCAGTCTGACACCATGGCCACCATGGGTGTATGCACTGTATGACTCT GAGTCGCTAATGAACAGAGTGAAGAAACAGCTCCACGAATGGGATGAGAATCTGAAAGATGACTCCCTACCAACGAATGCCGTAG ACTTCTCCTACAGGGTGGCAGCCTGTCTGCCCATAGATGATGCTCTGCGGCTCCAGCTGCTGAAGATTGGCAGTGCCATTCAGAGACTTCGCTGTGAACTGGACATCATGGACCGG TGCACATCACTGTGCTGTAAACAGTGTCAGGACACGGAAATCACCACAAAAAAGGAGATCTTCAG cttgtCTCTGTACGGCCCCATGGCAGCATATGTCAACCCTCATGGTTATGTCCATGAAACGCTGACTGTCTACAAAGCCAACAATCTCAACTTGGTCGGCAGGCCTTCCACACTGCACAGCTGGTTTCCAGG GTATGCCTGGACAATTGCTCAGTGCCGAACCTGTGGCTCTCACATGGGTTGGAAATTCACAGCCACCAAGAAGGACTTGTCTCCACCTCGTTTTTGGGGTCTGACCCGTTCAGCCATGCTTCCTCGTATCCCACAGGGGGACGCAGAAGAGGGCAGAGAAGGCTCTCATCTCTTCTGCCTGTGA